The DNA segment AGGAACGTCGATGGTGTGGACAAACCTGATCCTGGCCATCATTTTCCtaactgaaacaaaaaaaagtgttttgtcaaaaaaacaaaaacaaaaaacaaaaacaaaaaaaagtgtaaCTATTGACTCAGTGATGTGATAATCATAATGGGACTATAATATGTAACGATAGCAAAATAATCCCGTGTGTACGCACGTTTGATTATGATAATTTCGTTTTATGTATGATGGTTCAATAGCAATATGCTTTCTTAATTGAAATCTTCGTTGTGATTATCATCTCGTATGTGCTAGTTAGTTTATGCATCAACGATGCAGAGCTTTCTCTGATATATTTTTTGCCGTATATTCTCAGCTGAGGTTAAGAAATTCTGTACAGAAATTATAACAATGTGTCTTAATAATGCTTCTTAGTTCTTCTTTAGACTTGGATTTAAAACAAGCAAAAACCTTTTGTCGTTATGTTATTCTTATAAAAATACGTGAAGCAATAATCAATTTACGTACCAGTGTGAATTTATTACTTGGTATTTTTTGGGTGTGCTAACTTTATAGATAACCTCTCATAGTGGTTGGAGCTTCGAGCGCAGATGGGTCGATGATACTTTGGTTTCGAACAATTAGagatatttttttctcattaaGTTCTTTTGTTCTTTCTAAGATTCAAATACATCTAAAATAAAGATGCACCTGATGTAACACAGTCTTTTGTTTGAATATAATTTCACattcatacaaaaaaaaaaattaaaattgaacaATCCGAATAAAATCGAAAGAGATCATGCAGACGTAGTACAATTGGTTTGTTGCCAAttgttttatatgatttttgtgctgatgcaaaaagaaaaattgaaaatgaaGAATTTTGCAGATGCTTTAGAAACTTAACAATAAATGGAAGATTTTTCGTCAATAGATTGAGCTTAAATTTAAACACAAGATAGAACTTAAATTGTCTTTCCAATTCCACCAGTTTGAAATTAATCCATCAGTTAGATACAAAATTATGTGCATATTTTATTGAAGACTAGTATGTCTGCAATTAGTTCAAtctacactacaagaaaacagcgtaaTTCTGACGGACATTCTGACGAAAAATGAGATcttcggaatattccgacgaatttccgaggaaattccgaggaaacccaaaatttggggttcctcggaatttcctcggaatataccgatgaaataccgaggaaatcatatttcctcggaatattccgaggaaataccgaggaaatcatatttcctcggaatataccgatgaaataccgaggaaatcatattttttcggaatttctattaatttatattgttcctcggaatttcctcggaatattccgaggaaattccgaggaacacatgtttggggtttcaaaacatcaaatttttttgccctatatcatttcttatacaaatgcaatgcataccattgaggaatttttgtatagatgatcataaaccatgaaataacaaaatttcaaaacgaattgtaagtattccctttaccgttcattaaaatgtataagtgtttctcttatgttgtggggatttcgttcatacaatcggaaaagtgttatataagtgtttcacttaaacaaatttttgacttcataatcagtctaagacacttaataagggttatataagtgttattcaaaccgcaaagcgttgttttcggtttaaaaaccctacttcctcggaaaagcctcggaatattccgaggaaaaacaagtgttcctcggaatttcctcggaatattccgaggcttttccgaCGATTCAGGGCTTTGCTTTTAGGGTTTCTGTTTCTtcggaaaagcctcggaatattccgaggaaattccgaggaacacttgtttttcctcggaatttcctcggaatattccgaggcttttccgaggaagtagggtttttaaaccaaaaacaacgttttgcggtttgaataacatttatataacccctattaagtgtcttagactgattatgaagtcaaaatttgtttaagtgaaacacttatataacacttttccgattgtatgaacgaaatccccacaacataagagaaacacttatacactttaatgaacggtaaagggaatacttacaattcgttttgaaattttgttatttcatggtttatgatcatctatacaaagattcctcaatggtatgcattgcatttgtataagaaatgatatagggcaaaaaaatttgatgttttgaaaccccaaacatgtgttcctcggaatttcctcggaatattccgaggaaattccgaggaacaatataaattaatagaaatacATGCACAGGATATTCTTTTTCCTCGAATTAATGAAattattccgaggaaattccgacggatatttaagtggccgtcggaatttcctcggaatattttcatttaaccgggcaaacaagccgccaaatatttcgcgaaaattgaaattgaaaatactgagGAAATTCCGACAGAAAATATCCGTCGGACCCTAGGTTTTATAAACTCGAAACacatcttcttccccatttttctcttcttcctctccggcgatctctctctccttccggCGTTCTCCACCTTCTCTTGCGACGATATCTCCGGCGAATCCTCTCCATTCCCTTACAAATCATGTAAGGACCTTATCCCACTCTCTTATGTCCTATTTGTTAGGTtcttaagtagatttgatgattttagaagttttttgatagatttttgttagggtgattgggtaggattgtgatttgttgtgtaataggtttagaattgtgatttggttgtgttgaattgatttagaatttttttataaattttttattatttttgtatttacaaaaagtttttctatataaattcgattttacaaaacgttttttgtatataaattcgattttcggatttataaaagatgatttcatatttataaaaatatttatatttattaaaactaattttgtatttataaaacattttttgatttataaacactatttttttatttttgtatttataaaaactatttttaaatataaaaaacgttttttgtatataaattcgatttttggatttataaaagatgatttcatattttaaaactaattttgtatttgtaaaatatttttttgatttataaacactattttattattttttgtatttataaaagctattttgtatttataaaaagatgatttcatatctataaaaatatttatatttataaaaccaattttgtatttataaaacattttttgatttataaacactattttattatttttttgtatttataaaaactattttatttttataaaaagatgatttcatatctataaaaatatttatatttattaaaactaattttgtatttataaaacattttttttatttataaacactattttattattttttgtatttttaaaaaaatattttgtatttatgaaaagatgatttcatatttataaaaatatttatatttattaaaactaattttgtatttataaaacatttttttgatttataaacactattttattattttttgtatttataaaaactattttgtatttataaaaagatgatttcatatttataataatatttatatttattataactaattttgtatttataaaacattatttataaaaacaattttattattttttgtattttaaatatgttttctatttcaattttaattttatattttcgaatttcaatttaaaaaaataaatttatattttttttttaattttggaaatattccgaggaagttatccctcgggatattccgacgacatcttcctcggaatattctgaggactttccgacgaacttgtggtcctcggaatttcctcggaaatttatttcctcggaattccgtcggaaatttccgagggatttccgaggaaaaatgAATTTTCGAAGAGTTATTTCCGatgacttttttcgtcggtatgtcgtcggaatagcgttattccgacgacataccgacgattttttccctcagtatgtcgctgttttcttgtagtgctagCTAGTAATTTGTATATCTGTACATGTGATCTTTGGTCTTCATGGATTCAATCTTGCATTACCACTGCACATTTTATTTTGCTGTGCACTTGCATTTAGTCAATCATAATAAAATTTGAGTGATCAAACTTAAACCTAATGtatatttaatttcttttgttattaGAAACGTACGTAAAGAAGTACGGAAagtttatatagttttattttaggaAAGATTTCACCAAGGCTAAGAAGATTACCCAACCTAGCACTTTTCCTGATTGAACCTTCGGTGAGCCTTACACCAAAAAGCACAACCCCACGATTTGGACATGTCCGTGAGTTGTGACCATTGTGATTGCAGTGAGAGCATCGCTGAGTCATGGCCGGAACCCGAGTTTCTTCTGACCAATAGGATCTGGTCGGAGATGAAGAAAGAAAGACAAATGATatcagtttatatatatatattttttattttttttggtcaaatgatATCAGTTTATATATATGGTCTGATTTATTACAAGGACTAGATTTATCTGGCTGGACTTATTTTAAGaatcttttaatattttctttgatGTTATTATTAAGTGTTCATATGTATACTCGGAAAATATTTGGACTTTGGTGTATCATTCCTAGGtgaatttttccttttcttttccatATTTCCATATTGACTTTGTAGTCAATGCAGTGTGTAGTCAATGCAGTGTGTCCGTATTTGTGGAATTTTTGGGGGAAAGGACTTATAAATTACTTGATCTTATAAGTCCAATTTAGCTGTTACTATTAAATGGTTAtcgagaattcggccaaaaaaagcACTAACTTTGCAGAAATTGCCAAAAGAAACATGAACTTTTgagctgacaaaaaaaacacaaaactttcattgactttaaaattaattaacaatgttttcgttGACTTgtcaatttagcacgccgtcagcaaatttaacagaaaaatttgacgtcgtttattaTTGGCgttaagtaaaataaaaagaagtagacCATGGGATTCAAACTCGGGTTGGTTGGGAGAAATTGCAAAGTATTTTACCACTAGGCTAGTGCACTTTCAATGGAGTTATTAacacatttaattttatttggtactgattgaatataaaaaattatctattaactttaaaagatctttaaaattccaaaaaattgaaaaaataaaaaaaaattctaaaattaattttgaaattaaaattaaaattaaatttttattttttctttaaaaaaatcaaaaatcttccaaaattttcaatttttttaaaacaattgctaaaatttgaaattaattatacgCAGATAAAAAGatacttaaatattaaaattaaattaaaatgcttaaaataaatattgtacCCATTATGAGTGcgattttaatttttagctgATAAttgtaattttcatttttttgcattttctttgaatttttatttttttggaattggAATTTTAATTTGTGGGTATTTTTTGTAATATGtgggtattttttaaaattttttggaattaaaaaaaaatgaaaattttggaagatttttgattttttaaagaaaaaataaaattttatttttaattttaattttaaaattaattttataaagtttttagagaattgttttatattcaatcagtaccaaataaaattaaatgtgtTAGTAACTCCATTGAAAGTGCCACTAGCctagtggtaaaataccttgcCATTAGTCCTAATCAACCCCGAATTCAAATCCAGTGGTgtacttctttttattttcaaatcatgtgaaatgacgtcgtttcatctcatttgaaaacgacgtcgtttcgcTTAACGCCAACATTTAACACCGTCTTAACTGTGAGTTCACGGTGTGCTAAAATGGCCAGTCAATCTTAAGTtgtttaataaactaaaaaagtcaataaaaatacaatatttgtTTGACCAGACTCGAATACAGATTTTTTTGGCGATTCGTGTAAAGTTCgtgttttttttggccgaattctcaatgattatcttatttttatcttaaaattttCAAGGATACAGCCATACAGGTTGTCTTCATTTCTAAAATCTActtcaaaatatatagtttaattacCTGTCTTTCCCTTTGTACCATGATGAGACCttataacttaattaatttaCAAATTAATGCCACAACGAATCAAGTGTAACTTATGTTTTTCTTCTATATATTCATGTACATCGGTTCATAATAATAAGCCAGTTTCAAGATTTAATGACTTTATAAAGTTATCCACGTGTCGTATGCCAGATTATTATGAATCTCTTGTATAAGATGACTAAGATTTTGTTTCTAGTTACGTTAAAAAGGATTCGTGATTAGTTGATAGGGTTTTCGTATATATTCCCATGTGTGGTTTAAGATCGTGAACTATGCATATCGTTACGTCTTACATGGTTTCCATTCTACATTATTGTTATactatacaatttattttacatttattttgttatatggatcctaacatttttatttttttcttttatttctcaGATTACAAATTAAAGATTTAGGCTGCCAAGTAAATTGTTCGAAACTGGATTTGGACCATCTGGTGAATATATTCTCATTTATATGTAATGATGCAATGTGTATATAAGCCTAATAGATCGTGTGTACGTAAAATGGAAAGACCATTCATGTGAAatgaattatataatgtttactatttgttgtattctattttatttgcagaatataaaatataaatatgattgtACAGTGCATAAGCATAAATTATGTTTTGTTGTTGTATCGTTGCTATCAAAACTAAGAATTTAAAtctcaattttatcattttgttaACCAGATCCACATAAGTGTAAACTTCACATAAATTTCGTTAACCACAGCTACATTTGGGCCATAATCTTACAGTACTTCGGCCATATGGAATAGAACATTCAGTACATATATATGTGGtcaatagtatatattatttcagattttaatcttattcaaaatattataactatattttatagtttacatttGGGTTtgagtttagtgattagaatttagggtttagtatttaggagttggggtaatgtttaatatttaggaGTTGTGAATGAAGTCATAATCCTATACTATTTCATCCATGTGGAATAGAGCATTTGATGCGTATGTATATGGTCAATAGTATAtactatttcatattttaattttattcaaaatattataactatatattatagtttacgtttttgggtttagttattggagtttaggatttagtataTAGGAGTTGTggtaatgtttaatatttaggaGTTGCGTATGGAGTTATAATCCTATACTACTTTGACCATGTGGAATAAAACATTCAGTGCATGTGTATGTACTCAATAAACATGTGACATGGATGATTCTTTCTTTTTCGTGTAAAATAGTTTCTAGATACATTTAACCATATATTTATTGGTGACGTGGATATATAGACCATATTTTTACCGGGTAATGACAAAGAAAAAGGTATAACCGGATAAATTAGAATGTAAatgtaagtttttttattatatcaaaatcaTTGTTATTTACCTGATTTATCTTCAAAATATGGTTAGTACACAAATAAGCCCTTTCATTAACCCTAAAAGTAgtctaagaaaaagaaaaaaagaaaaaagaaacaagtcTAAGACGACAGATCAAACTATTCACAAAtgttgctatatatatatatattaaacatttttttttatatatattaaacattacgataatattttataacaaaaaaacaatacGATCATATTTAAAACATATTGAACGTGATACACGATTCAAACGGCAACATATTGAaacttacatatattatatgtatatacatacacCCATAATTTGCAACTATTCTGGAATCTGAAACCAGAATCTCCTAATTCATTGTACCACTCGGTAGATGGGAGTCTATCTGCATGTTAAATTATCCTAAAGAGCAACAACTAACAAACTAAAAAGGTATTAAAGAAGAGATATTTTCCTCACGTTAAATTCTTTTAAAGTAACAAGTAACAACTAAGAAATTATTAAAGAAAACATATATTAGCCTCACGTTAAAttcttttaatataaaactaacAAGTAACAAAACCTCTGTTTTTGTATTCTACCTGATCTTTGCTCTGTTTCAACCTCGTAACCTTGCTCCACCGTACCGGGGTGTATGGTTTCTGATTCCCTTCGGGGTTGGTATtttaatgcaaaaaaaaatactgagAAATTATTAAAGAACATATATTTTCCTCTCTTTTCAGTGTTTTCACCCCACTCTCCAGATTCTCCACCATTAAAGTTTATCgcgtgtatatatataagagGCCAAAGAGCTTTCATACACAAGCTCAAGTTATATAGATTGATAGAAATATATACTCTTACTAATACCAACTTATATCTTTGGTAAATACACTATTTCACATAACATAATAATGTTATAAAAAGAACAATTTGTGTCTTTGTTCTGAGTTCGTTGGCTTGCTTACATACAAAGTACTGATGGGAATAACTGGGATCGCCAAAGTACCAATGCTGCTGTTAAGGTCTACGCCACAACTTTTCTCCGcattcttcttttattttcacTAATCAAGTGATATTATCAACAACAAAACATGTAACCGAGAGTGGAAAGactaaaatattttggtatattaacaaaaactctggtttaagtaaaataagaaaaacattagCCTTACTAAAAAAATTCTTACAAGAATCTTGGACCAAACATTATTTATTAACTGTCGTTGTATAACGAGCTAGGGTGGTGTAACTGGTGTTAAAAGAAACTCTAGAAGTAACAAGTCGAATATAGAAAACTTGGAGGCCTTTTGTTAACTAAGAAAGAGTGTAAATATACTTTTATGATACTGATGATATAGGAGTTGGAGGCAAGTTCAAGGACTTGCAGGGATAAGCAGCAAAGCTGCAAAACAAAAGCCTATGTTCATCGACTACTCTGAGGATATTTCCGATCATAGTGTAGAGATCAACTGTGGTGGCGAAGTGGAGTGGGTCCCACACCCACGTACCGGAATTTTCTTTCCGCCGGGACAAGAGTCGGTGATGGATGGTGTCCCTGACGATGCTGCTTCTTTTGACATGACGTTTTGGCTTAGGGACGTCGACGGTGTGGACAAACCTGATCCTGACCATCATTTTcctaaatgaaacaaaaaaaaagtataacaaTAACTGAGTGACTTAATAACCATATAAAGACTATATATGTAGCTATAGCAAAATAATCCCGAGGAATAGTGTGTAACACACGTTTGATTATGACAATCTTCATATAATGTATGCTGGTTCAATAGCAAtacttaaattaattaatatatccGTTGTGATCATCATTTTAAGTGCTAATTTATGCAACAACTAATTTTTGCAGAAGTTCCATAGATGTTCTCTGATATTTCGTATATTCTCTCACCTGAGGTTGAGAGATTCTTTACACAAATTATAACAAGGTGTCTTAACAAGGTGTCTTAACAAGGCTTCTTATTTGCTTTTAAAAAAAGGCTTCTTATTTCTTCTTTAGTTTAGGATTTAAAACAAGCAAAAAAATTTGtcgttatattt comes from the Brassica rapa cultivar Chiifu-401-42 chromosome A01, CAAS_Brap_v3.01, whole genome shotgun sequence genome and includes:
- the LOC103837157 gene encoding uncharacterized protein LOC103837157, producing MGITGIAKVPMLLLRSWRQVQGLAGISSKAAKQKPMFIDYSEDISDHSVEINCGGEVEWVPHPRTGIFFPPGQESVMDGVPDDAASFDMTFWLRDVDGVDKPDPDHHFPK